The Chitinophaga sp. Cy-1792 genome contains the following window.
GGACTCGACTTCGGCATCAGGTACGACGTAGCGGCAGTGTGGGGTACTACACAATTAAAGCAACTGTTAAGAATAGGCGTGATAACGCAGCAGGTCCGTGCTGGTATTAATCAGCCGGTACTGTATGGCGTGCCCGGATAGCTGTTTGCTTCCTCAAAATTTATTCACCATTTAATCCGCTTTTTATGAAGAAGATACATCCGATAGGCCATAGCCTGTCTGGCAGGCAGCGCGCGCACTTTGATGAGATATGGGAAAACATTATTGCCAATATCAGCAGCCGGGTGCAACATCCGGCAGAAGAAAGAATGGTGCCGGTATTTACAGCAAAACAACAATTGCAGGAACAGCAATTGCACATAGAAACATTGGTGATACGTGCTCCATTTTATATTCCCGTTACGGCAAAGGATAGTCTGCATGCAGGCCTGGTAAAAGTAAACCGAACACTTTTGTATGTACCGGATGATAAGCCGGAGGAGATTTTTCCGCACAGGCAGACAGCCTATACCTATGCATATACGCAAGGGCTGGAACTCCTGAAATTATCGCTGCTACGGGCATTTGATGCCGGGCGTTTTGCAGCGGTGCATAAAGGAAGTACGGTGGTTTATACGATCGATAAAAAGCGCTTTTATGAATTTCAGTCGCGAACATTGACAGAGAAAGCAACACCGGAAAGTAAATTATAGGATGCAACAGCCAGATGTGATAGTGACCAACACTCCTTTGTACAATGAGGAAATACTGGATGTGATCACCAGGTTTACTTCTTTTGACGGGCGGGTGTGGCAGGGTAAAATAAAGATTGAAACAGAGGCATCAGGAACGATTTCCCTGGATGGAAGGCATGAGTATAACGACTATGAAGAACAGTATGGATTTATACTTGTGGCTGCGCAATAAGATAAACAAATGTCCCTAACCTTGAAAATGAAACAGCAGATTGCAGATGTACTCGCAGATGATCAATGGTCCACAGATGAAGAACTGGCCGATATGATCACAAGTGACATGCAACTGCCTGTATCCTATGAAAACCTGCTGGTTATCATTCAGGAAGAACGCCCGTTTTTTCTACATGCAGGAGGCGGTCATATTATTGACTGGACCCGCTTTGAGCGTTGTGCCATGATATGACCGCCTGCTGACCGGCAGGTGGGCAGTAGTCATGCATGAAAAAGAATGGTATCCTTTTAAAACAATTCAATGAGTATCAAAAAAAGTATTTATGACACACTCGACAAAAGCCTGAGAAAAGATTTCGTTATAGGCGCATTTATGGGATGTATAGCAGCGATCATCGCACTGTTTTCCTGGGGAGTACACAATGAAATTCAAACGATCCGGTGTAATGAAAAGTTTGCGGCTTTTGCGGTAACCCTGCAGCAACAGACACAGCAAAAACTGGATGAAAAAGATCGTGAGATTGACAGTCTGCGCCTGAAAGCAGCCATGGAGCTGAAGAAAGTGACAGCTATCCGTAAAAAGATAGAAGAACAAATAAAACAAGACACCAATAAATGAAGCCAATAATTGTAGTAGTACTGGTGATGATCACCATGAGTGCTTCCCCTTCGGCCTCCATGCCGGAGGATATTACGCCGGAAGTCTTCCGGCCTATCGACAGCATGATTGTGACGAAGCGTAATCAGAATTTTCAACAACTGGATACTGCGATTAACCAGTTGCAACAGGCTGCTGTACAGTATGCAGAAATCACGATGCTCATCGATCAACATGCTAAATCCTAACCTATGAAATACGGGTTGTTATTGCTGCCGATAGCATTGGCAGCGTGTTCAAAAGTGACGAGGTCCGTGCAGCAGACGCAAAGTACTGCTTCCTGGGCAGCTGTTCATACCACTACAACTTCCACAAAACTGGATACACTGGTGGAAATAAAAGGTGACAGTATGAGTGCCATCCTGGATCTTGGTGGTGATTCCTGCAGCGATTCACTGGTAGAGCGAAAGGTAGAGGAGAATGGCCTCCATTTGCATGCTGTTTTTAATACCAGGACAAAGCAGCTGCAGGCAAAAATATATACAGATCCCCGCCAGGTGCCGGTGATTATTTCCCGGACCGTGACGCAAACAGATAGTACAGGTAGCCATCAGCAACAGCAGCAAACTATCGAACAAAAGCGTGTATCCGATGGCATTAGAAAGTGGTGGTGGGGCTTATTGATTGCATTGGCTTTGATTTGGATGATCTTCAATAAACTAAAAAAATTATGATTAGCGAAACAGCATTCGGGCAGGCCGCTGCTACCATTGGTTGTGAAGTGGCCGTCATTAAAGCAGTTGCCAAAATAGAATCAGCAGGCGCCGGATTTGATAGTTCGGGAAAATTGAAAGTCCTGTTTGAACCGCATATTTTCTGGCAGCAGCTGTTGATAAAGAAAATTAATCCGGAGCGATATGCGGCTACTTACAAGGACGTATTGTATGCACAGTATAAGCAGGACCATGGATCTTATAATGTACAATGGGATAAGTTAAATCGTGCCAGGCAGATAAATGAAGAGGCGGCTATGAAAAGTGCCAGTTACGGTATGTTTCAGATAATGGGATTCAACCATGAAGCGGCGGGATTTAATACAGTGGCGGATATGGTAGTCGCATTCAATACCGGAGAAGATGCGCAGCTACAGGGTTTTGTAAAGTTTATACAATCAAATAAACTGCATGTGGCATTACAGCAAAAAGATTTCACCACGTTTGCTAAAAAATACAATGGTCCTTCGTATGCGTTGAATGCATATGATACTAAAATGCAAACGTATTATTTACAAATTAAAAATAAGAGTTAATGCATCAGCTGACATTTACCGATGTAGAAAGAAAGATCTACGTGACGATGGCTACTACCCTGAAAGATCCTGTGAATAAGGATGAACAGTTCTATCTGTCTGCCATTAACGGGATTATTTCTTACCTTGATCAGCAGCTGTTTTACTGCTGGAGTAAGGGTGTTCCTTACACATTAAATGAGTTTATTTATTTTGCAGAAATTCATGGACTGCACCTGAAAATCTTTGCAGATATTAATGATGTGCCTGTGGTACAGTATCTGCGTTCAGCAACTACGATGATGTAAAAAAAAGTTGAAAATTTTTAATGAAAATGTTTGTTTTTCTTCTTCGTAATTTCTATCTTTGACTTATCAAAAGATTGTTAGTTAACCAAATAATTTAATCCCTTTAAATACTTTCCTGTAGCACGTTTCAAGAGATGCAACTTTCATTTTTTTTATTACAGAAGTGAATTTTTTCAGATGAAATATTATCCTTGTTATTTGTTTGTTTAACCATTAAAACTACAGGGTTTTGTTAGCACCGGGGATTAGTTTTCAATTGTATTTTTTATGGCGGAATCATTGAATATTTTTCCTGAAGCATTGGTGAAGGAAAGTATTGGTAAGGCATTGTCTCATATAAAAAGCAGTAGCACGGATTACCTGGCGGTGTTGCTGAATGGGATGGCGCTGGATGGATATAATTTTTATCAGCAGGCGAAGCAATTACTGGTAGAAGAGGCCGGGGGCCGGAAGTTGTTGATGGCTTATGGTTATGATGCACAACATACGGCTGGTCCTGTGATGATCATCTCTACAGAAAGTGAGGAACCTGCTACTACGAATGAATGGCTGGCATTGGGCCAGGGGTTTGTTACCGCGGACGATCTGGTATTGGGAGACGGTGAGTCGACTTATTTCACCAGGCGTAAAAAGGCGACGATGTCGCTGACGATACTATCCGATAATCCTGCAGAAGTGGCAATGTTGTATGCCGCTGTCACCGGAATGCTATTGTCAATACAATTACATCTGCATTTATCGGGGCTGGAGCAGCTAACGATAGGAGGAGGAAGCAGTGCGCGTTATGAGGCGTTATTACCCGCCATATCTAACAGGAGTATCCTGTTAAACTTTGAGTATAACTACAGCGCTCCTTCCATTCCTGCGGGGCTGCAATAAAGCAGGATTATTTCCACATAAAAGATCGCTTCACAACATCTTTAGTAAAGATTGCTATCATTATTGATTAGAATTTTTAATGGCAACAAAAGTAAACATTAACGGAAAGCTGACGTCGTTACCAGGCGTATATGCAATTACCAAGTCAGGCATTGTTAACCCTCCAAGTAATTTATCTTATGGCAACATTGTGATTATTGATGATGGTATCGGGGCTGGTTTTGGCGCTGGAACAGGTGTGCTGGGTACTGCACAGCAGGGCGCCGACAGTATCTACGAATTTTCTTCCCTGCAGGCCATGCGTGATTTCGTGAAAGGTGGTGAGCTGTGGAACCTGGCTTTACCGCTGTTCAAACCTGCCAGATCTTCTGCTGAGCCTATCAACGGTGTCAGTAAGGTGTTTCTGATCCATGCAAGGGAAACGGCACCTGCAAATATCAAACTGCAACTGGCTAATGGTAGCCTGGAAATCGTAACCCTGGATGAAGGCCTGAATGCCAACGGTACGCTGGCAGCTGGTAAACTGGTAAGTGGTTATGCCGCTAAACTCAGCGCAGGTGTTTCCGATAAGAACAAATTTGTAGTGTCTTTTTATCACGGTGCTTTCAAAGGTACTGATACCCTGAATAACTTACCATTCGATGGTATCGCTGCCGCAGACACCAGGGCCGCACAAATCGTTTCTTCTCCTGAAGTAGCCAGCATCACTGAACTGGTAACCTGGATGAATGCCAGCAACGCTTTTAAAACCGGCTTCCGCCTGAAAGATTCAGCGGTAACTACCACCGGTGCTATCGTTGCAGCCGACCTGGCAACCTACCCGGATTATGTACTGGCAACCGGCGCTACGGAAACGTATACTCCGGCAGCTTTTGACGCAGCACTGAGTGCCCTGAATACGAAAGACTTCTCCTTCTTCTTCAGCACCCGCTATGCAGACGAAGTGAAACATGCCAATAACCAGAAACTGCTCGACTTCATCACCAGTGGTGAATCCAAATACGAACGCTTTATGGTAGCTGCTGCACAGGCAGATAAAGCAGGATTCAATACAGGTGAAAACGCCAGCATTGCTGCTGCTCATTACTATAACAGTGACCGCGTTATCCTGGTGCATGGCGCTGCAAAGCTGACCACTTCTACCGGTTTTAAACTGGTAAGCCAGCTGTATAAAGCTGCTGCTGTACTGGGCCGTATCGCCGGTCTGGCGCCACAGACACCTGCTACCTTTAAACGTATAGCCATCAACGGTGAAGTACACAAACTGGAAAATGCAGAGCTGGAACTGGCTAACGATAGCGGTCTGCTCGTTACCCACTACGATTACGAACTGGATGACTATGTAATTCTTCAGGGCATCAATACCCTGCAGCAGAATGAGTACCTGGTGAATGAAGACGGTACCTCTCCAAGCATTGCCGTGAAACGTATCACTGCACAACTCAACAAAGAGATTGTGGTGAATGCTAAACGTAAGTTCTTCGGTAAAGATAACGTTGGTCCTAACCGTAACAGCGTTACCGAAGCTGACCTGAAAGCCTGGCTGGAAGGCTTCCTGCAAAGCAGAACAGCCAACGCACTCACAGATAACCTGATCATTCGTTTCGGTAATGTAAGTGCCTCCGTTTCCGGCGATAACTACTACGTGCAGTACGAGTTCGTACCAAACTTCGAAGTGAATAAAATCGTGATCACCGGTGTGATCCTGGAAGCATAGTTCTTCCCCTTTAAAGATTGAAGATCGCTATTTTTTTATATTTTTTTAAATGGCAGAAAAGGTTTTTACTGGAGCTATTGCTTTAATTAAGAGTGAAGGAGAAGTAATCGGTTTAATGCGTAACGTTACCGCTACCGAAAATATCCGTAGGGTACCTGTAAGAGGTATCGGTACCATTATGGCATCGGAGCAGGCAGTTACCGAATGGGAAGGTACCCTCACCTGTGAATTTATGGAAGTACGCTTCGATAAAACAGGAATCAAAAATGCAATCAAAAGAGCATTCCCAAGTATCGGTTCCCAGGTACTCAATGACGGATCTTCCTTCGAAGATCAGCTGATCCTCGATACAGATGGTGTTCAGTTGGACATCTTCAAAAAAGTTTCTGACGTAATTGATGCACAAGGTGTGATCAAACCTAAGTTACAGCCATACGCCAGCGTGAAAAACTGTCTGATCGAATCCGACAGCTTCAACATCAGCGAAGCCGCTATCGCAGGACATAACCAGTCATTCAAATACCTGACCCCGATTACTTATATCCAATAATAAGTATTCATTGACCCTAATAAGATCGTACACAATTTAACCGCTTTTTCATAATGAACGAAGGCACAAACGAAAAGAAAATGCCGCTCAGATCTGTATCTGTCCGTATCGGTAATAACGATTATACCATTAACTATCCTAACACCGGTCAATTAATTGATATTGACGTTTTAAAGGCACAGTTCTCCGGAGGCAATTATGAAAAGCTGAAGTACAGCTATGACGCAGGTTTTCTGCGTAGCGCAGTGACCATCGATGCTGTAGCCACACTTAATGTGTTGCTGCCACAGCTCAAAGAAGATCTGACGGTGAAGTCACTCTTTGCCCTGGACCGTGACAAAATGGAAATGGTGCTCAGCGAATATATCGCTAAAATAGTACCCTGGTTTGAAGAATGGGATCAGCTGCTTGCAAATCCCAATGACAAACAACCATAATGAAACGCCCGGCATTGGATAACTTGAAGTCATATGCTGTAAAATGGAATAATCGTTTCCCATTGGACAAATGGTTCAGGAAAAAATACCAGGTAGGATTTGGCACGGCCGCTCATCGTGAGCTGTGCCAGATCAATATCCTGGTCGAATACCTGGAAGAGCTGGCCTTTGAGGAATCACGGGAATTCTATTTGAACCAGAAAGAGAATGAAAAAGAATTGAAAGAAGGTATCTGGATAAAAGAACGCAAGGATCCTGAACAGGAAAATAAACTTTTCGTTGACCTGTCCAATATCGATTTAAACACTATTCAATATTAATCTTATGGCTGGAGAAAACAGTATTCAAGTTACGATTAGTAATGGTGGAACAGACCTGACAGCCTATCTCGTAAAGTTGCAGAAACAGGCAACAGACACCAACAGGAAGTTACAGGATGATGGAAAAGTGCAGAACAGAATCGCACAAGACCAGCTGAAACTGCTCAACGACCAGTTGAACACTCTCACTAAACTGAGCAATCTCGAAATCACTATGGCTCGCCGCCGGAATGATTTTTACCGGGATCAACGACAGGCAGAACTGGATTTGCAGCGCATACGTGCAAAAAATGTGTTCTCCGCAAATGTATCTAACCCTTTATCCCTCTCAGGTGTAGGTCGGGTAGACTGGAGTTATTCCACCAGCCGGCAAAACATGGGCCTGGATGCAGGACGCCAGGGTTCTGAGCAATTTGATGAACTGACACGTGCAGTAAACGATACTACAGATGCCATCAGAAATGCCTCACAATTGCAGATTAACCAGATGTCCTCCAGTTCAACTTCTATCGTAGCCGCTATTGAAGCGGTGAAAGAGGAAGTGAAAAATCTGGGCGGTAGCATTTCTGGCGCCGGTGGTAGTGGCGGCGGAGGAGGAGACGGTCCGGATCTGGATGGATACCGGTACGATAAAGCTGAATTGGCCCAGCACCTGATCAGTAACCCTGGCAGGTCTCCTCGAAATGCGGCAGCAAGGCTTTCATTTCTTGCTGCGAAAAACAATCCTGATACCTATACCGGTCTCGCATCAATGGCGGCGGAGCAGTATACTAACTATAGCAACGCTGAGAATAGTTTCCAGAAAATCAAATATAATTCGGAAAATATCTGGGGAGGCGTAGGTGCAGTGGCTGGTGCAGCAATAGGGTTCTTTGCGGGTAACCCGGTAATCGGTGGTATGGCAGGATACCAGATTGGTAAATCATTGGGAGGTGCCGTCGGAGAACAAGATCAGAAAAAAGCCATTGCGCAGCAAGAGTTTCAGGAGCAGATTAATTATCTGAACGGACTTACAGGTGGCGCCGGCAACATTGAAATACCTACCCTCAACCAGTATGGTATTAGCCGTAAAGAAGTAGCCCAGATAAAAGGCGAAATGGCCAAGAACAGCAGCATGGCCGACTCGAACAGGTATACCAGAGAAGCCGTAAGTCTCAACAAGGCCTACTCCCTTCCGATGGATAAACTGACAGAGGTAGTATCACTGCAAGGTACCAATAAGGACGGCTATAACTCCCTGACAGGCTTTGTGAGCAGGTTCGCAGATAAAAGTGTGAAATCAGGCATGCTTAAGTCCAATGATTACACCGGACTAGCAGATCTCATCGGCAAACATACTACGTTGCAAAAGGCATTTCTGGAAAACCAGCTGTATATGCCTACCGGAAGAACCGCTGATATTATGGGCCGGTTTCA
Protein-coding sequences here:
- a CDS encoding N-acetylmuramidase family protein, which codes for MISETAFGQAAATIGCEVAVIKAVAKIESAGAGFDSSGKLKVLFEPHIFWQQLLIKKINPERYAATYKDVLYAQYKQDHGSYNVQWDKLNRARQINEEAAMKSASYGMFQIMGFNHEAAGFNTVADMVVAFNTGEDAQLQGFVKFIQSNKLHVALQQKDFTTFAKKYNGPSYALNAYDTKMQTYYLQIKNKS